The proteins below are encoded in one region of Sedimentibacter sp. zth1:
- the smpB gene encoding SsrA-binding protein SmpB, with protein MADNVKSLAKNRKATFEYFIEDKYEAGIVLVGTEVKSIRQGMMNIKDSYAEVKNGEVFVNNMHISPYEKGNIFNVEPLRPRKLLLNKREIRKLIGLTTLKGYSLIPLSVYLKNGLVKVELAVAKGKKNYDKRNDIAKKDAERRMRRGNE; from the coding sequence ATGGCTGATAATGTTAAATCTTTAGCTAAAAATAGAAAAGCTACATTTGAGTATTTTATAGAAGATAAATATGAAGCTGGGATTGTGCTAGTTGGAACTGAAGTAAAATCAATTCGACAAGGTATGATGAATATTAAAGATAGCTATGCAGAAGTCAAAAACGGCGAAGTTTTTGTTAACAACATGCACATAAGCCCTTATGAAAAAGGAAATATTTTTAATGTTGAACCACTAAGACCTAGAAAGCTTTTATTGAATAAAAGAGAAATAAGAAAACTTATTGGATTAACAACATTGAAGGGATATTCTCTAATACCTTTAAGCGTTTATTTAAAAAATGGTCTTGTTAAGGTTGAACTTGCAGTAGCAAAGGGCAAGAAGAATTACGATAAACGTAATGATATTGCTAAAAAAGATGCTGAAAGAAGAATGCGACGAGGCAATGAATAA
- a CDS encoding aspartyl protease family protein encodes MVLLKKLLSRIILCIALALITYCIIKHVKVITTDISWIKELNFDENEVHKLSFHFPGIRGCPQIPVTINDKNYTFIFDTGCGAGFSITNALENKMQYDILGRTEEYNRDGGYRGWTNVIKIEDDITFFDQSLHNVVTTIANWKMYSVTKFNGLIGLKYFDSKVIALDYKNKRIAITDKKVDYSKLGNEYICIPLLKSTEQGKNDLVFFEAKYENKPACIYLDTGTNHSFLWNKNSEYSFASKQRNYKDITIEIGDNTFNLEGVIEINDLAQNDGLPHPIAVALNSDKIKKLKILVVFDLIDQKLILKKL; translated from the coding sequence ATGGTATTGTTGAAAAAGCTTTTATCTAGAATTATTTTATGCATTGCTCTAGCTTTAATTACATATTGTATAATTAAACATGTCAAAGTGATAACAACAGATATATCTTGGATTAAAGAATTGAACTTTGATGAAAACGAGGTGCATAAGCTTTCGTTCCATTTTCCTGGAATTAGAGGTTGCCCACAAATACCTGTTACTATTAATGACAAGAATTATACGTTTATTTTTGATACTGGTTGTGGTGCAGGATTTTCTATTACTAATGCTTTAGAAAATAAAATGCAATATGATATTTTAGGTAGAACTGAAGAATACAATAGAGACGGCGGTTATAGAGGGTGGACTAATGTAATTAAAATTGAAGACGATATAACTTTTTTTGATCAGTCATTGCATAATGTTGTAACAACTATAGCTAATTGGAAAATGTATAGTGTTACTAAATTTAATGGACTCATAGGACTAAAATATTTTGATTCAAAAGTTATTGCATTAGATTATAAAAATAAAAGAATAGCAATCACAGATAAAAAAGTTGATTATAGTAAATTAGGTAATGAATATATTTGCATTCCGTTATTAAAAAGCACAGAACAAGGGAAAAATGATTTGGTTTTCTTTGAAGCAAAATATGAAAATAAACCTGCTTGTATTTATCTTGACACAGGTACAAATCATTCTTTCCTCTGGAATAAAAATAGTGAATATAGCTTTGCAAGTAAACAAAGAAACTATAAAGATATAACAATTGAAATAGGCGATAATACTTTTAATTTAGAAGGAGTTATAGAGATTAATGATTTGGCACAAAATGATGGATTGCCACATCCGATAGCTGTTGCTTTAAATTCAGATAAAATAAAAAAATTAAAAATATTGGTTGTTTTTGATCTAATTGACCAAAAGCTTATACTTAAAAAGCTGTGA